The sequence below is a genomic window from Lolium perenne isolate Kyuss_39 chromosome 4, Kyuss_2.0, whole genome shotgun sequence.
AGGCACCGACGACGCGAAAAGAGGTGGGAGAAAAGCGGGAAGAGGCCAGAAGCTGCGAGAAGAAAGAGGGGGAACAAGCAGTGGCGTGCGAACGGCGACGACGCGTGGAGGATACGCAGAGACGCGTCCGGGAGGCGCATCGCCGACGGGATGTCTCGTCTGTCCCTCCGTtgccattaaggcaaagctgcAACGCTTCGTTCGTGTGTCAATAACGCGCCGGGCCCATCACTCTCCGTCTCGCTTCTCGCTCTGTCTGGCACGCCCGAAGCATCTCCTATGAAGCATGAACGGCCTGGGGTCACCGGAAATCATATTGGACCGCGTCGGGCGAAAATGATCTTTCGAGCACAACTGAGACCAGTTAAATGTCCCCGCCGCGCCCCAAAAGCTCCGGAAGACACGACTAAAGATGTTCTaacagcttccaaggggtaattaACCATCCTAATCCATATATCACTAGTGAAGGTGCGATCACGATAATTCAGACCTCTATTCACTGGGATAACACGCAGCACAATATATCCAACGAGATAACTATGATCTATGGCCGTGTCACGCGAACAAGTACTCGTAAACTGAACGAGTGCAGCTCCCGCCTCCCATAGCATATCGGGTGTTCCAGAAATTCACGGATCAGAATGGCATCACCTTGAAATTGCTAAGGCTCGAGCTCCACGATAGCCCAGTCGCCGCAGATCAGCAGGGGTCCTCCGCCGAAGATGTGATGGCCACGTCAGCAACGATGCACACGAGGAGCGATGATGTCGGAAATGTCAGCACACAATCGATTATTCTTTGTCAACTAATATGTACCACCACAGCATGCCCACACAAAAATGGAAAGAGAACggcaccaaaatagatattgcatCTCCAGTCACATGAACTAGACACCACACCATTAGGTTATTCAATCGAGTATGTCCACAGACCACAGCAAAACCAAACTACATGGTCACACCAAATGTTAAGCTAATCATTACCATTGGTTCACATCACAGGATTAAAACAGACTCAATGCCGAGTCATGGAAACAAACTGAGCGACTGCTTGCTAGAGGAAAACATGTAGTGACATCATCCTTCAGGATGCTAAACGAGTGAAATGCTGCTCTCACCACCGGGAGGCTTGCGCGGCCCACCTAAGAACTCTCGAACTGGGGCCTTCCCATCTGCAAATATGTTGCTGCCAGTCATTTCTTTCAGTTTCGCGGAGCTCAGATGCTTGTCTGCAGACATTGGCGCCTCATCTCCTTTGAATATGTTGTTGCCCGTGAGATCAGCAGATTTCTTGCTGGCCATCTTCTTGGGAGTTTTCGACATGCTGTCAGTGTTGGCTTCTCCAAATGAGAAGGTGCTCACCTGTTTCAGGGAGGATACCATTCAATAAGTGGTGTCTCAGGTAGCAGAAATCTCATAAAATACCAGAAAGACAAGATGCGGTACATTTGCGTTTTTCACAGGTGTGTGTGAAGCAGAGCTGCCGTTTTCTGAGTTCCTTGCCCTATTAGGTCTGGGGTCTTGGGGTTCAGCAAAGATGTCATGGCCACTGAGCTCCTTGGTTTTGGCATTAGATGTCAGCTTCTTCATCTTACCATCTACATCACTTTGCAGAGTACCACTGAGCTCACGCTGCTTTGCCACCTCAGCCACCGAAGTTGGTTTTTTGGGAGGAACACTTCCATCC
It includes:
- the LOC127332340 gene encoding uncharacterized protein, coding for MERAAPVRKSHTSTADLLSWPQQADGTATPSPARRSHQPSEAFRKVVFGGQVTEEESDSLNKRKPCSAPKWKEMSGSGIFAGEANGDAEEPAAATPGRAASRNYQAVSTVSHISFAEDGSVPPKKPTSVAEVAKQRELSGTLQSDVDGKMKKLTSNAKTKELSGHDIFAEPQDPRPNRARNSENGSSASHTPVKNANVSTFSFGEANTDSMSKTPKKMASKKSADLTGNNIFKGDEAPMSADKHLSSAKLKEMTGSNIFADGKAPVREFLGGPRKPPGGESSISLV